Proteins encoded by one window of Ramlibacter tataouinensis:
- the rpsG gene encoding 30S ribosomal protein S7 yields MPRRREVPKREILPDPKYGNVELAKFMNVIMQGGKKAVAERIVYGALEQIEKKNPGRDPVEAFTMAINNIKPMVEVKSRRVGGANYQVPVEVRPVRRLALSMRWLKEAAKKRGEKSMALRLANELMEATEGRGGAMKKRDEVHRMAEANKAFSHFRF; encoded by the coding sequence GTCGTCGCGAAGTCCCCAAGCGTGAAATCCTGCCGGATCCCAAGTACGGCAATGTCGAGCTCGCCAAGTTCATGAACGTCATCATGCAAGGCGGCAAGAAGGCGGTCGCCGAGCGCATCGTGTATGGCGCGCTCGAGCAGATCGAGAAGAAGAACCCCGGCCGCGACCCGGTCGAGGCCTTCACCATGGCGATCAACAACATCAAGCCCATGGTGGAAGTGAAGTCGCGCCGTGTCGGTGGCGCCAACTACCAGGTCCCGGTGGAAGTGCGCCCGGTGCGCCGGCTGGCGCTGTCGATGCGCTGGCTCAAGGAGGCCGCCAAGAAGCGCGGCGAGAAGTCCATGGCCCTGCGCCTGGCCAACGAACTGATGGAAGCCACCGAAGGCCGTGGCGGTGCCATGAAGAAGCGGGACGAAGTGCACCGCATGGCCGAGGCCAACAAGGCCTTCAGCCACTTCCGCTTCTAA
- the fusA gene encoding elongation factor G, with protein sequence MARKTPIERYRNIGISAHIDAGKTTTSERILFYTGVTHKLGEVHDGAATTDWMEQEQERGITITSSAVTCFWKGMDLSRPEHRINIIDTPGHVDFTIEVERSMRVLDGAVMVYCAVGGVQPQSETVWRQANKHKVPRLAFVNKMDRTGANFFKVHDQMRLRLKANPVPVVVPIGAEDGFEGVVDLIKMKAIYWDDASQGMKFEYRDIPANLVDTCNEWREKMVEAAAEASEELMNKYLEEGSLSEAEIIAGLRQRTIATEIQPMLCGTAFKNKGVQRMLDAVLDFLPAPTDIPDVKGTDDDEKPVTRKADDNEKFSALAFKLMTDPFVGQLTFVRVYSGVLSKGDTVFNSVKGKKERIGRIVQMHANERQEVDEIRAGDIAACVGLKDVTTGETLCDPASPIVLERMVFPEPVIRQAVEPKSKSDQEKMGIALQRLASEDPSFRVNTDEESGQTIIAGMGELHLEIIVDRMKREFGVEANVGKPQVAYRETIRKQVTEVEGKFVRQSGGKGQYGHVVFTVEPNEAGKGFEFVDAIKGGVVPREYIPAVQKGVEEALNTGVLAGYPVVDVKVTLTFGSYHDVDSSEQAFKMAAIFGFKDGARKANPVILEPMMAVEVETPEEYAGNVMGDLSSRRGMVQGMDDMVGGGKAIKAEVPLSEMFGYSTTLRSMSQGRATYTMEFKQYSEAPKNVAEAIIAARAK encoded by the coding sequence ATGGCCCGCAAAACGCCTATCGAGCGGTACCGCAACATCGGTATCTCGGCGCACATCGACGCCGGCAAGACCACGACGTCCGAGCGCATTCTTTTCTACACCGGCGTGACCCACAAGCTGGGCGAGGTGCACGACGGTGCCGCCACCACCGACTGGATGGAGCAGGAGCAGGAGCGCGGCATCACGATCACGTCCTCCGCCGTGACCTGCTTCTGGAAGGGCATGGACCTGAGCCGTCCGGAGCACCGCATCAACATCATCGACACCCCGGGCCACGTGGACTTCACCATCGAGGTGGAGCGTTCCATGCGCGTGCTCGACGGCGCCGTGATGGTGTACTGCGCCGTGGGCGGCGTGCAGCCGCAGTCCGAGACGGTCTGGCGCCAGGCCAACAAGCACAAGGTGCCGCGCCTGGCCTTCGTCAACAAGATGGACCGCACCGGCGCCAACTTCTTCAAGGTGCACGACCAGATGCGCCTGCGCCTGAAGGCCAACCCCGTGCCGGTGGTGGTGCCGATCGGCGCCGAGGACGGCTTCGAGGGCGTGGTCGACCTGATCAAGATGAAGGCCATCTACTGGGACGACGCATCCCAGGGCATGAAGTTCGAGTACCGCGACATTCCGGCCAACCTGGTCGACACCTGCAACGAGTGGCGCGAGAAGATGGTCGAGGCGGCCGCCGAAGCCAGCGAAGAGCTGATGAACAAGTACCTCGAGGAGGGCTCCCTCTCCGAGGCGGAGATCATCGCCGGCCTGCGCCAGCGCACCATCGCGACCGAGATCCAGCCCATGCTGTGCGGCACCGCGTTCAAGAACAAGGGCGTGCAGCGCATGCTGGACGCCGTGCTGGACTTCCTGCCCGCGCCGACGGACATCCCGGACGTCAAGGGCACCGACGACGACGAGAAGCCCGTCACCCGCAAGGCCGACGACAACGAGAAGTTCTCGGCGCTGGCCTTCAAGCTGATGACCGACCCCTTCGTCGGCCAGCTGACCTTCGTGCGCGTCTACTCCGGCGTGCTGAGCAAGGGCGACACCGTCTTCAACTCGGTCAAGGGCAAGAAGGAGCGCATCGGCCGGATCGTGCAGATGCACGCCAACGAGCGCCAGGAAGTCGACGAGATCCGCGCCGGCGACATCGCCGCGTGCGTGGGCCTGAAGGACGTCACCACCGGTGAGACCCTGTGCGACCCGGCCTCGCCCATCGTGCTGGAGCGCATGGTGTTCCCCGAGCCCGTGATCCGCCAGGCCGTGGAGCCCAAGAGCAAGTCCGACCAGGAGAAGATGGGCATCGCGCTGCAGCGCCTGGCCTCGGAAGACCCCTCGTTCCGCGTGAACACCGACGAGGAATCCGGCCAGACCATCATCGCCGGCATGGGCGAGCTGCACCTGGAAATCATCGTCGACCGCATGAAGCGCGAGTTCGGCGTCGAGGCCAACGTCGGCAAGCCGCAGGTGGCCTACCGCGAGACCATCCGCAAGCAGGTCACCGAGGTCGAGGGCAAGTTCGTGCGCCAGTCGGGCGGCAAGGGCCAGTATGGCCACGTCGTCTTCACGGTCGAGCCGAACGAGGCCGGCAAGGGTTTCGAGTTCGTCGACGCCATCAAGGGCGGCGTGGTGCCGCGCGAGTACATCCCGGCGGTGCAGAAGGGCGTCGAAGAGGCCCTGAACACCGGCGTGCTGGCCGGCTACCCCGTGGTGGACGTGAAGGTCACGCTGACCTTCGGCTCGTACCACGACGTCGACTCGTCCGAGCAGGCGTTCAAGATGGCCGCCATCTTCGGCTTCAAGGATGGCGCCCGGAAGGCCAACCCCGTCATCCTCGAGCCCATGATGGCAGTGGAAGTCGAGACGCCCGAGGAGTACGCCGGCAACGTGATGGGCGACCTGTCGTCCCGCCGCGGCATGGTGCAGGGCATGGACGACATGGTCGGCGGCGGCAAGGCCATCAAGGCCGAGGTCCCGCTGTCCGAGATGTTCGGCTACTCGACCACCCTGCGCTCGATGTCGCAGGGCCGCGCGACGTACACCATGGAGTTCAAGCAGTACAGCGAGGCCCCGAAGAACGTCGCCGAGGCGATCATCGCGGCGCGCGCCAAGTAA